Part of the Chitinivibrionales bacterium genome, CGGTGTCGCCCAGACGGCGTATGGCGCTGAGACCCTTTGCCAGAATTTCACCGTGACTCCGGTGAGAACCGAAAATATAATCATCAACATCAAGCGTATAGGCCATACCAACCGCAGCCGCTTCCTGCCCTATCGACAGATGAGCAGGGCCTGGATGATTATACTTGACTCCCGCATACTCACCGGTCGTCTTGATCGTATTCAGCATTGTTTCGAATTCGCGGACAACACACATGTCGCGGTATATCCGAATAAAATCTTCTTTGGAACGCCGTTTCGACTCTTCAGCAAAACCGTTCTTATACTGATTTACCGGGATCGGATCCAGAACGATTTTTCCGCTCCGACGCACTACTTTCGGGTCAATAATCAGCTTCTTGGGCATTACTTACTCCATTTGTTAAAATGTATAAATTGGAATTGTTTTGTTCATTGTGAATATCCGTGATACTCCGTGGTTTCCTCTTACTTCGCATGCTTGACCGTGTCGCGTATTATTTCACTCACCGTGGGATGAGGAAATACCAGTTCTGCGATATCCTCTACCCGGAGTTCGTTTTCGATCATCGGGGCAACACCGAAAATCATCTCCGAACAGACCGACCCGATCATGTGCACACCCAGAAGGGCACGGGTTTCCTTGTTAACAACAACCTTGCAAAAGCCTTTACCCGCTTCGTTTTCGGCAAGATATCGCCCGCTGTAGGACATGGGAAGCTTTGCAGTTGTCACTTCGATACCCTCGTGTGCAGCTTCCTTTTCGGTCAAGCCGATGGTCGCAACTTCCGGGTGGGTATAAATAACGCCGGGAACTGCATGATAACGCATCCGGTCATTTTTTCCGAGAATATCGTTGATACACACCTCACCTTCACGGTAGGCGGTATGGGCAAGCATGGAAACGCCGTTGACATCACCGGCAGCCCAGACATCGGGTACATTGGTCCGTCCGCGTTCATCGACTCTGATCGCACCTTTATCAATAAAAAGGTTGATATTTTCGAATCCGAGCCCTTTGGTGACCGGACGGCGTCCGACACTCATCAACACGATATCGGCATCGACAGATTCCTTGTTGCCTCCGGCTTCGTAGACGACCGATTTTTCACCGATCTCAACCACCTTTGACTGGAGTTTGAATACAATACCTTTCTTTTCCATTTCCTTTTTAAGGGCCGCGCTGATATCCGAATCGATCGGTCCGCCGATAAAGGGCAGAAGTTCGACTACCGTCACCTTGCTTCCCACTTCGGCAAAA contains:
- the lpdA gene encoding dihydrolipoyl dehydrogenase, with the protein product MYDLVILGGGPAGYLSAERAGEAGLNTVLIEKCHLGGVCLNEGCVPSKTILYSSKLFSQAKHSQGFGVTVGDAAFDLKKVMTRKEKVIGALRKGIAATMKKNKVTVVNGEGTVLPKENNAFRVKAGDTIVEGKKLLICTGSEAIRIPIPGADRDFVYTNREILSIDHIPENFVVIGGGVIGLEIANFFAEVGSKVTVVELLPFIGGPIDSDISAALKKEMEKKGIVFKLQSKVVEIGEKSVVYEAGGNKESVDADIVLMSVGRRPVTKGLGFENINLFIDKGAIRVDERGRTNVPDVWAAGDVNGVSMLAHTAYREGEVCINDILGKNDRMRYHAVPGVIYTHPEVATIGLTEKEAAHEGIEVTTAKLPMSYSGRYLAENEAGKGFCKVVVNKETRALLGVHMIGSVCSEMIFGVAPMIENELRVEDIAELVFPHPTVSEIIRDTVKHAK